The Mycolicibacterium smegmatis genome has a window encoding:
- the prmC gene encoding peptide chain release factor N(5)-glutamine methyltransferase translates to MTRLRTAIEAATATLAAAGVATPRIDAELLAAHSLGVDRGRLMFVDDPDPEALAAFEHLVAARAKRIPLQHLVGTAAFGPLTLEVGPGVFIPRPETESLLEWAVAQQLPRDAVIVDLCTGTGALALALAQHRPQARVIAVEDSPAALEYARCNTAGTSVEVLAADVTAPDLLPDLDGGVDLVVSNPPYIPEGAELDPEVAEHDPAHALFGGPDGMAVIRPIVALAARWLRDGGKCAVEHDDTTSARTVQAFTHDGNFTDVTARHDLTGRPRFVTATRIARS, encoded by the coding sequence ATGACGCGCCTGCGCACCGCGATCGAGGCCGCGACGGCCACGCTCGCCGCCGCGGGCGTGGCGACCCCGCGCATCGACGCCGAACTGCTGGCCGCCCACTCCCTGGGCGTCGATCGCGGCAGGCTGATGTTCGTCGACGACCCAGATCCCGAGGCGCTCGCGGCGTTCGAGCACCTGGTCGCCGCGCGCGCCAAACGGATCCCGCTGCAGCACCTCGTCGGCACCGCGGCGTTCGGGCCGCTGACGCTCGAGGTGGGTCCCGGCGTCTTCATCCCGCGCCCGGAGACTGAGTCGCTACTGGAATGGGCCGTGGCACAACAACTTCCCCGCGACGCGGTGATCGTCGATCTGTGCACCGGAACCGGGGCGCTCGCGCTGGCGCTGGCCCAGCACCGCCCGCAGGCCCGCGTCATCGCCGTCGAGGATTCGCCCGCCGCGCTCGAATACGCGCGCTGCAACACCGCGGGCACCTCGGTCGAGGTGCTGGCCGCCGACGTCACGGCCCCCGACCTGCTGCCCGACCTCGACGGCGGTGTGGATCTCGTGGTGTCCAACCCGCCCTACATCCCCGAAGGCGCCGAACTGGACCCCGAGGTCGCCGAGCACGACCCGGCACACGCGCTGTTCGGCGGGCCCGACGGCATGGCCGTCATCCGGCCCATCGTGGCGCTGGCTGCCCGCTGGCTGCGCGACGGCGGCAAATGCGCCGTCGAACACGACGACACCACGTCGGCCCGCACGGTCCAGGCGTTCACGCACGACGGCAATTTCACCGACGTCACCGCCCGCCACGACCTGACAGGTCGCCCCCGCTTTGTCACCGCGACCCGGATTGCGCGAAGCTGA
- a CDS encoding L-threonylcarbamoyladenylate synthase yields the protein MTQLFDCADAEQRAIGIASAVSAVKGGRLVVMPTDTVYGIGADAFDSGAVGALLAAKGRGRDMPVGVLVGSWTTIDGLVYSVPRAARELIRAFWPGALSLVVHQAPSLQWDLGDTRGSVMLRMPLHPVAIELLREVGPMAVSSANISGRPAAGTAAEAREQLGDLVEVYLDGGPAEQQAASTIVDLTGSDPRILRTGPISAEDVARVLDVEVATLTTSLTE from the coding sequence GTGACCCAGCTGTTCGACTGTGCCGACGCCGAACAACGCGCCATCGGTATCGCCTCGGCGGTCAGCGCGGTCAAGGGCGGCCGGCTGGTGGTGATGCCCACCGACACCGTCTACGGCATCGGCGCCGACGCATTCGACTCCGGCGCGGTCGGGGCACTGCTGGCGGCCAAGGGCCGCGGCCGCGACATGCCCGTCGGCGTGCTGGTCGGCTCGTGGACCACGATCGACGGCCTGGTGTACTCGGTTCCCCGCGCCGCCCGCGAGCTGATCAGGGCGTTCTGGCCGGGCGCGCTGAGCCTTGTCGTCCACCAGGCGCCGTCACTGCAGTGGGACCTGGGGGACACCCGGGGCAGCGTGATGCTGCGGATGCCGCTGCACCCCGTCGCCATCGAACTGTTGCGCGAGGTGGGCCCCATGGCGGTGTCCAGCGCGAACATCTCGGGCCGCCCCGCGGCGGGCACGGCCGCCGAGGCGCGCGAACAACTCGGCGATCTGGTCGAGGTGTACCTCGACGGCGGGCCCGCCGAACAGCAGGCCGCGTCCACGATCGTCGACCTGACCGGATCCGATCCGCGCATCCTGCGAACGGGACCGATCAGCGCCGAGGACGTCGCACGCGTGCTGGACGTGGAAGTCGCGACACTCACCACGTCGCTCACGGAGTGA
- the rpmE gene encoding 50S ribosomal protein L31, with amino-acid sequence MKTGIHPEYVDTTVQCGCGHSFTTRSTKQSGTIVVEVCSQCHPFYTGKQKILDSGGRVARFEKRYGKRNKAAADK; translated from the coding sequence ATGAAAACAGGCATTCATCCTGAGTACGTCGACACGACCGTGCAGTGCGGTTGTGGCCACAGCTTCACCACCCGTAGCACCAAGCAGAGCGGCACCATCGTCGTCGAGGTCTGCTCGCAGTGCCACCCGTTCTACACCGGCAAGCAGAAGATCCTCGACAGCGGCGGCCGCGTGGCGCGCTTCGAGAAGCGCTACGGCAAGCGCAACAAGGCTGCTGCGGACAAGTAG
- the prfA gene encoding peptide chain release factor 1, translating to MSGTDTAPAIEALLAEHADLERQLADPALHADAGAARKVGRRFAQVSPIVACYRKLEAARGDLEAARELAADDASFADEVEELTAKVAELDNQLTDLLAPRDPHDADDIVLEVKSGEGGEESALFAADLARMYIRYAERHGWTVTMLDETTSDLGGYKDATLSIRSKGDSADGVWARLKFEGGVHRVQRVPVTESQGRVHTSAAGVLVYPEPEEVEEVQIDESDLRIDVYRSSGKGGQGVNTTDSAVRITHLPTDIVVTCQNERSQLQNKARAMQVLAARLQALAEEQAEADASADRASQIRTVDRSERIRTYNFPENRIADHRINFKAHNLDQVLDGDMDALLDALAAADKQSRLQQA from the coding sequence GTGAGCGGCACGGATACCGCACCGGCAATTGAGGCGCTGTTGGCCGAACACGCCGACCTCGAGCGCCAGCTGGCTGATCCGGCCCTGCACGCCGACGCCGGGGCTGCCCGCAAGGTGGGCCGCCGGTTCGCGCAGGTGTCGCCGATCGTCGCCTGCTACCGCAAGCTCGAGGCCGCCCGCGGCGATCTGGAGGCGGCCCGCGAGCTCGCGGCCGACGACGCCAGCTTCGCCGACGAGGTCGAAGAACTCACCGCGAAGGTCGCCGAACTGGACAACCAGCTGACCGACCTGCTGGCACCGCGTGATCCGCACGACGCCGACGACATCGTGCTGGAGGTGAAGTCCGGCGAGGGTGGCGAGGAATCGGCCCTGTTCGCCGCCGACCTGGCGCGCATGTACATCCGCTACGCCGAGCGGCACGGGTGGACCGTGACCATGCTCGACGAGACCACGTCCGACCTGGGCGGCTACAAGGACGCGACGCTGTCGATCCGCAGCAAGGGCGACTCCGCCGACGGTGTGTGGGCGCGGCTGAAGTTCGAGGGCGGCGTGCACCGCGTGCAGCGCGTCCCCGTCACCGAATCGCAGGGCCGCGTGCACACCTCGGCCGCGGGTGTCCTGGTCTATCCCGAACCCGAAGAGGTCGAGGAAGTCCAGATCGACGAATCCGATCTGCGCATCGACGTCTACCGCTCCTCGGGCAAGGGCGGTCAGGGCGTCAACACCACCGACTCCGCGGTGCGCATCACCCACCTGCCCACGGACATCGTCGTGACGTGCCAGAACGAGCGGTCGCAGCTGCAGAACAAGGCCCGCGCCATGCAGGTGCTCGCCGCGCGGTTGCAGGCCCTGGCCGAGGAGCAGGCCGAGGCCGACGCGTCGGCCGACCGCGCCAGCCAGATCCGCACGGTCGACCGCAGCGAGCGGATCCGCACCTACAACTTCCCCGAGAACCGCATCGCCGATCACCGCATCAACTTCAAGGCGCACAACCTCGACCAGGTGCTCGACGGCGATATGGACGCGCTGCTCGACGCGCTGGCCGCGGCCGACAAACAGTCGCGCCTGCAGCAGGCCTGA